The Cyclobacteriaceae bacterium genome includes a region encoding these proteins:
- a CDS encoding glutamate--tRNA ligase: protein MREVRVRFAPSPTGALHIGGVRTALYNYLLARKHKGTMILRIEDTDQGRYVPGAEEFIIESLSWAGIKIDEGVSVGGPHAPYRQSERKPIYKQYAQKLITDGKAYYAFDTEDELEIMRKATPNAQYDGTTRLQMKNSLTLSTNEVEQKLSAGEKHVIRLKVPANEEVRLNDLIRGEVIVNSSQVDDKVLMKSDGMPTYHLANVVDDYLMKISHVIRGEEWLPSAPLHVLLYRYLGWEKDMPEFAHLPLLLKPDGNGKLSKRDADKMGFPIFPINWTDPKTNEFAQGFREKGYLPDALINFLAFLGWNPGTEQEIFSMEQLIDTFTLDRIGKAGAKFDIQKANWFNEQYLRNKPEDQLIQFLFDALKKENIQCDTVKARKIIAVMKDRVTFPNDFWLQGKFFFIAPTTFDEQVVVKKWNDDAVKVLSAYHDEIRQVDQLTSEGAKELLEKVTASLNIKTGQILQVLRTSLTGTSSGPDLMMTMEILGRDEVVKRISYALETVKVKIS, encoded by the coding sequence ATGAGAGAAGTAAGAGTAAGGTTTGCCCCCAGTCCCACTGGCGCCCTTCATATTGGTGGAGTTCGCACGGCGTTGTATAATTACTTGCTAGCAAGAAAGCACAAAGGCACTATGATCCTTCGCATTGAAGACACGGATCAGGGTCGTTATGTGCCGGGGGCAGAAGAGTTTATTATTGAATCTCTTTCATGGGCAGGTATAAAAATTGATGAAGGTGTCAGCGTGGGAGGACCCCATGCTCCTTATCGTCAATCAGAACGCAAACCCATTTATAAACAATATGCACAGAAGTTGATCACTGATGGTAAAGCGTATTATGCCTTTGATACTGAAGATGAATTGGAAATCATGCGGAAGGCAACTCCGAATGCCCAGTATGATGGCACAACGCGCCTTCAGATGAAAAATTCTTTGACGCTTTCCACTAATGAGGTAGAGCAAAAACTATCGGCTGGTGAAAAGCACGTAATCCGGTTAAAGGTTCCGGCCAACGAAGAGGTACGGTTGAATGATCTTATTCGTGGAGAAGTCATCGTTAACTCTTCACAGGTTGATGATAAAGTATTAATGAAATCAGATGGGATGCCAACCTATCATTTGGCGAATGTCGTTGACGATTATCTGATGAAAATCTCTCACGTGATTCGTGGAGAAGAGTGGCTTCCTTCTGCTCCGCTCCACGTTTTATTGTATCGTTATCTGGGTTGGGAAAAAGATATGCCTGAGTTTGCACATCTACCATTATTATTAAAACCTGATGGCAATGGAAAGTTGAGCAAACGTGATGCAGATAAGATGGGCTTTCCAATCTTTCCCATCAACTGGACCGATCCAAAGACAAATGAATTTGCTCAAGGCTTTCGCGAAAAGGGATATCTTCCGGATGCACTCATCAACTTTCTTGCATTCCTTGGCTGGAATCCCGGAACAGAGCAAGAAATCTTTTCGATGGAGCAATTGATTGATACATTTACATTAGACCGTATCGGAAAAGCAGGAGCAAAGTTTGATATTCAAAAAGCAAACTGGTTCAACGAGCAATATCTCAGAAATAAACCCGAAGACCAGCTCATTCAGTTTTTATTTGATGCTCTGAAGAAAGAGAATATTCAATGCGACACCGTTAAAGCAAGGAAAATTATTGCTGTGATGAAAGATCGCGTTACTTTCCCCAATGACTTCTGGTTGCAGGGTAAATTTTTCTTTATTGCACCAACAACATTCGATGAGCAGGTTGTGGTAAAGAAGTGGAATGATGATGCCGTTAAAGTATTGAGTGCTTATCATGATGAAATTAGACAAGTGGATCAGCTCACTTCAGAGGGAGCTAAAGAACTTCTTGAGAAGGTAACCGCAAGCCTGAACATCAAAACCGGACAGATACTACAGGTGCTACGCACATCGTTAACCGGCACTTCATCAGGTCCTGATCTCATGATGACTATGGAGATTCTTGGCAGAGATGAAGTTGTTAAGAGAATTAGTTATGCACTAGAAACTGTAAAAGTTAAAATTTCCTGA
- a CDS encoding TIGR00266 family protein, giving the protein MKSHEIDYQIKGESIQIVEIELDPSETVIAEAGAMLFMEDGIQFETKMGDGSSTNQSIFDKLISAGSRVLTGESLFMTHFTNRGNKKAKVGFSAPYPGTVIPIDLATSRNNELIVQKDGFLCAAFGTKLSIFFNRKIGAGLVGGEGFILEKLQGDGKAFVHAGGTVIERTLNNETLRVDTGCVVAFESQINFDVETSGSLKSMIFGGEGIFLATLRGTGKVWLQSMPIRKLVQALAPYGSNSRKESSSLLGGLLES; this is encoded by the coding sequence ATGAAATCACACGAAATTGATTATCAGATAAAAGGCGAAAGCATTCAAATTGTAGAAATTGAACTCGATCCTTCAGAGACAGTAATCGCAGAAGCTGGTGCCATGCTGTTTATGGAGGATGGTATTCAGTTCGAGACAAAAATGGGTGATGGTTCCTCTACCAATCAGAGCATTTTTGATAAACTTATCTCGGCGGGAAGTCGTGTGCTAACGGGTGAGTCTTTATTCATGACGCATTTCACCAATCGCGGTAACAAAAAAGCAAAGGTTGGATTCTCTGCACCGTATCCAGGCACCGTCATTCCAATTGATCTTGCCACCAGCCGTAACAATGAATTGATCGTTCAAAAGGATGGGTTTCTATGTGCTGCCTTCGGAACCAAGCTTTCTATTTTCTTTAACCGAAAGATCGGTGCAGGTCTGGTTGGAGGTGAAGGATTCATTCTCGAAAAACTTCAGGGTGATGGAAAAGCATTCGTTCATGCAGGCGGTACGGTCATTGAAAGAACTCTCAACAATGAAACATTGCGCGTCGACACAGGATGTGTTGTTGCTTTTGAATCGCAAATTAATTTTGATGTTGAAACTTCAGGAAGTCTGAAGTCTATGATCTTCGGAGGTGAAGGAATTTTTCTGGCAACACTTCGCGGCACCGGAAAGGTCTGGTTACAATCTATGCCGATTCGCAAATTGGTTCAGGCACTCGCGCCATACGGATCAAATAGTCGCAAAGAATCAAGTTCTCTTCTGGGAGGATTGCTGGAGAGTTAA